The Salifodinibacter halophilus DNA segment GGGCGCGAGCGCGACGTCGTAGGCCTCGGCCATCGCTGCGATCTTCTTCACCTCGGTGATGCCGCCGGCGTGCGAGAGGTCGGGCTGGATGACGTCGACCGCGCCGTTCTCGAAGACTTGCTTGAAGTCCCAGCGGGAGTACATCCGCTCGCCCGTCGCGATCGGGATGGTCGTATGCGCGGCGATGTCCGGGAGCGCGTCGTTCTGCTCGGGGAGGACGGGTTCCTCGATGAACATCGGCTCGTAG contains these protein-coding regions:
- a CDS encoding galactonate dehydratase produces the protein YEPMFIEEPVLPEQNDALPDIAAHTTIPIATGERMYSRWDFKQVFENGAVDVIQPDLSHAGGITEVKKIAAMAEAYDVALAP